A single Bacillus sp. HMF5848 DNA region contains:
- a CDS encoding Fe(3+) ABC transporter substrate-binding protein, with the protein MNKALKFLLFTLISFALIFTAGCGQSDEATTEPEKTTEENTVASEDTSVSSEEATDKGVVNLYTSRHYDTDAELYKRFTEQTGIEVNVIEGKGDELMERLDREGEATEADVFLTADAGNLAKLKERGLTQAVSSDVLMTNIPEKLRDVDNQWFGLTKRARVIVYSKDRVNPSDLSTYEDLADSKWQGKILIRSSENIYNQSLLASLIELNGEAAAKEWAAGVLANMARDPQGGDTDQVKAVVAGEGDIAISNTYYVGRLLNSDNPEDVKIGEQVGVFFPNQDTTGAHINISGAAVTKHAKNVDNAIKFLEFLTAEEAQAVFAEGNNEYPVNEAVEASETLKSWGEFKEQDINLTILGDNNARAIQIFNEVGWK; encoded by the coding sequence ATGAATAAGGCACTAAAGTTTTTACTATTTACTTTAATCTCATTTGCATTAATATTTACAGCTGGTTGTGGACAGTCAGATGAAGCTACGACTGAACCAGAGAAAACAACTGAAGAGAATACAGTTGCAAGTGAAGATACATCTGTGAGTTCAGAAGAAGCTACTGATAAAGGTGTAGTAAATTTATATACAAGCAGACATTATGATACAGATGCAGAGCTTTACAAGCGTTTTACAGAACAAACAGGTATAGAAGTAAACGTTATTGAAGGTAAAGGCGATGAGCTAATGGAGCGTCTGGACCGTGAAGGTGAAGCGACAGAGGCAGACGTATTTTTAACAGCTGATGCTGGAAATTTAGCGAAGTTAAAGGAACGTGGTTTAACACAAGCTGTTAGTAGCGACGTGTTAATGACAAATATCCCTGAGAAATTACGTGATGTGGATAATCAATGGTTTGGTTTAACAAAGCGTGCACGTGTTATTGTGTATTCAAAGGATCGTGTGAATCCATCAGATTTATCGACATATGAAGATTTAGCTGATTCAAAATGGCAAGGCAAGATTTTAATTCGTTCATCTGAAAATATTTATAATCAATCTCTATTAGCTTCATTAATTGAGTTAAATGGAGAAGCAGCAGCAAAAGAATGGGCAGCAGGTGTATTAGCTAACATGGCAAGAGATCCACAAGGTGGAGATACGGACCAAGTAAAAGCTGTAGTTGCTGGTGAAGGCGATATCGCTATTTCTAACACATATTACGTAGGAAGACTATTAAACTCTGATAATCCGGAAGATGTTAAGATTGGTGAGCAAGTAGGCGTATTCTTCCCGAACCAAGACACAACGGGAGCTCATATTAATATTAGTGGTGCAGCAGTGACTAAGCATGCGAAAAATGTTGATAATGCCATTAAGTTCTTAGAGTTCTTAACAGCTGAAGAAGCACAGGCTGTGTTTGCTGAAGGTAACAATGAATATCCTGTAAACGAAGCTGTTGAAGCGTCTGAGACATTAAAGTCATGGGGCGAGTTTAAAGAGCAAGATATTAACTTAACAATCCTAGGTGATAACAATGCTCGTGCTATTCAAATTTTCAATGAAGTTGGTTGGAAATAA
- a CDS encoding ABC transporter substrate-binding protein → MKKLLSTVLTLVLLVGVAAGCSSDESANDSSNGSEGKKSDQVLKVWSFTDELTEPITTFEEKHGVKVELTIVPIADYPTKLKPALESGVGAPDVFTGEIAFLKQWTDRNYWENLSQEPYNVDEWADDYIPYVFDLGKDSEGNVKALSWQTTPGGIFYRRSIAEKVLGTDDPAEVGNMMSTWDGLFEVGEKLKADGYRLFPDEGAIRWFSKSEDPQPWVNENDELVMTQAKLDYFDQAKKLREKDYTAFAPEWSPSWFAAMDGPIAYNGGWDEVKEDAENKTEVFSYALPTWGLHSVLKTNVENTNGDWAVTTGPAPYFWGGTWLGIYSGSDNKELAWEFVKMMTHDEEFLKDWALEKGDVLSYLPVTNQIKDDFSEPFLGGQNNYTFFLEQAQKIEPGLVTKYDQQIDTLLGSHVLEYVEGKKTKEEALSDFYKAVKNAYPNIKTPE, encoded by the coding sequence ATGAAAAAACTATTAAGTACAGTACTAACTCTTGTATTACTTGTAGGAGTTGCTGCTGGATGTTCATCAGATGAGTCTGCAAATGATTCAAGTAATGGCTCAGAAGGAAAGAAATCAGATCAAGTATTAAAGGTATGGTCATTTACAGATGAACTTACGGAACCAATTACAACATTTGAAGAAAAACATGGTGTCAAAGTTGAGTTAACGATTGTTCCAATTGCGGACTATCCAACGAAGCTTAAGCCAGCTCTTGAAAGTGGCGTAGGTGCACCAGACGTATTTACAGGTGAAATTGCTTTCTTAAAGCAGTGGACAGACCGTAATTATTGGGAAAACCTATCACAAGAACCTTATAACGTAGACGAGTGGGCAGATGATTACATTCCTTACGTGTTTGATTTAGGGAAAGATTCAGAAGGAAATGTTAAGGCATTATCTTGGCAAACAACACCAGGTGGAATTTTCTACCGTCGTAGTATTGCAGAAAAAGTTCTTGGAACAGATGATCCTGCTGAAGTTGGAAACATGATGTCTACTTGGGATGGACTATTTGAAGTAGGTGAAAAGCTAAAAGCAGATGGTTATCGTTTATTCCCAGATGAAGGGGCTATTCGTTGGTTCTCAAAAAGTGAAGATCCACAACCATGGGTAAATGAAAATGATGAATTAGTTATGACACAAGCAAAATTAGATTACTTTGATCAAGCAAAGAAACTACGTGAGAAGGACTATACGGCATTTGCGCCAGAATGGTCACCATCATGGTTCGCTGCAATGGATGGTCCGATTGCTTATAACGGTGGTTGGGACGAAGTAAAAGAAGATGCTGAAAATAAAACAGAAGTGTTCTCATACGCATTACCAACTTGGGGCTTACACAGTGTACTGAAGACAAATGTTGAAAACACAAATGGCGACTGGGCTGTAACAACTGGTCCTGCACCTTATTTCTGGGGTGGAACTTGGTTAGGTATCTACAGCGGTTCTGATAATAAAGAATTAGCTTGGGAATTTGTAAAAATGATGACTCATGACGAAGAATTCTTAAAAGATTGGGCATTAGAAAAGGGAGATGTTTTATCTTACCTTCCTGTAACAAATCAAATTAAAGATGACTTTAGTGAACCATTCTTAGGTGGTCAAAATAACTACACATTCTTCCTAGAGCAAGCACAAAAGATTGAACCAGGTCTTGTAACAAAGTATGACCAACAAATTGATACACTATTGGGTTCACATGTTCTTGAATATGTAGAAGGCAAAAAGACTAAAGAAGAAGCACTTAGTGATTTTTATAAAGCAGTTAAAAATGCTTATCCAAATATTAAAACACCAGAATAA
- a CDS encoding sorbosone dehydrogenase family protein yields MKKVKVRLRPIVTNVNLPTVMKTAVLPGDTIESLFIVTQVGEIFRIRNGELSTFLDIRSKIIELGKERGGYDERGLLGLAFHPQFYYNGLFYLHYSVAGTQGPGTAVSDSFKPDPCDTSTLNLSWENRETQYDHINTVEEWVLRSSGQPVRRRALLNVKRPFFNHNGFNSLNFSPETGKLVFTTGDGGSGYDPFNLSQDNFEIAGKIIEIDVAMSTVMNDPPTVTRFDELPSPILDTITVIAKGVRNLPGISFQRYYNQYIKHVGNVGQDLAESIFSFIYYKPIPAKQLIQARLAESPDLINLGWRGWEGAFPTSIIRNCSENATLDEKVIAYYDEAVADSVSRISPLTTYFHKDPRPNKFEGNALTGVQPYMGNEITDLTGSVVFTDIARNTDSQAPTRGVLAYTKVRLDGKLSDYQVIEIDYDFGSQPAYFVGLGTNLAQTRLYLGAYESMRVTDYNKGTIFEVVGASASQG; encoded by the coding sequence GTGAAAAAAGTTAAGGTACGTTTACGACCTATTGTTACAAACGTAAATTTACCCACTGTTATGAAAACAGCTGTCCTCCCCGGTGATACTATAGAGAGCTTGTTTATCGTGACTCAGGTAGGGGAAATTTTTCGCATTAGGAACGGGGAATTATCGACTTTTTTGGATATTCGATCAAAAATTATAGAACTAGGTAAAGAGCGGGGTGGTTATGATGAAAGAGGCTTACTAGGACTAGCGTTTCACCCTCAGTTTTATTATAACGGTCTGTTCTATCTTCATTATTCAGTAGCTGGGACACAAGGTCCAGGTACTGCTGTGTCCGATTCTTTTAAGCCAGATCCTTGTGACACAAGCACCTTAAACCTAAGTTGGGAGAACAGAGAGACTCAATACGACCATATCAATACTGTTGAAGAATGGGTGTTACGGTCAAGTGGGCAACCAGTAAGGCGGCGAGCTTTACTGAATGTAAAAAGACCGTTTTTTAATCATAACGGTTTCAATAGTTTAAACTTCTCACCTGAAACAGGAAAGCTTGTTTTTACAACTGGAGATGGTGGGTCAGGCTATGATCCATTTAATTTAAGTCAAGATAACTTCGAGATAGCAGGGAAAATAATTGAAATTGACGTAGCTATGAGTACAGTTATGAATGACCCTCCCACTGTCACTCGCTTTGATGAGCTCCCATCTCCTATTCTAGATACGATTACGGTAATCGCTAAAGGTGTTCGAAATTTACCAGGTATATCCTTTCAAAGATATTACAATCAGTATATTAAACACGTGGGGAATGTCGGACAGGATTTAGCCGAGTCTATTTTTTCGTTTATATACTATAAGCCAATACCAGCTAAGCAGCTCATTCAGGCTCGTCTAGCGGAGTCACCTGACTTGATTAACTTAGGTTGGCGAGGATGGGAAGGTGCTTTTCCTACCTCGATTATAAGGAACTGCTCAGAAAATGCTACATTGGATGAAAAGGTAATTGCTTATTACGATGAAGCAGTTGCTGATTCAGTAAGTCGAATTTCTCCTCTCACTACTTATTTTCATAAAGATCCTCGACCGAATAAGTTTGAAGGAAATGCACTTACAGGAGTTCAACCATATATGGGGAATGAAATTACTGATTTAACGGGAAGCGTTGTGTTCACGGATATAGCGCGTAACACTGACTCTCAAGCTCCAACTAGAGGGGTCTTAGCGTATACTAAAGTAAGATTAGATGGGAAACTTAGTGATTATCAAGTCATTGAGATAGATTATGATTTCGGATCTCAACCAGCTTATTTTGTTGGTTTAGGAACGAATCTTGCCCAAACTAGACTGTATTTAGGGGCGTATGAATCTATGAGAGTAACAGATTATAATAAAGGGACTATATTTGAGGTTGTTGGGGCCAGTGCCTCGCAAGGATAA
- a CDS encoding carbohydrate ABC transporter permease → MKKQDYKGYYFIAPFFAIFLVFNIYPVLLTFYYTFTHYEGYGKPEFIGLANYIRIFSDSYFLEAFINTWKIWGLNFALQLGIALLLAALFSDLRFKIKGLGFFRAIFYLPNLITISSVAILFNIMLDWHYGSINQFLLKLGLISEPINWLNQPFTAQVSVALILTWMWFGYTFIVLMAGVSGISTEYYEAALIDGASRWQTFIYITLPLLKPIMLYVMITSLIGGLQLFDLPMLLTDGLGKPDGSLNTMVLYLYNQAFRYNNYGYAATIAYMLFLITVIFSGITFKSMYRDVKVTKKRGNA, encoded by the coding sequence ATGAAAAAACAAGATTACAAAGGTTACTATTTTATAGCACCATTTTTTGCAATCTTTCTCGTATTTAATATATATCCTGTCCTATTAACCTTCTATTATACCTTTACGCATTATGAGGGCTACGGTAAACCAGAATTTATAGGTTTGGCGAATTATATACGTATTTTTTCTGACAGCTACTTTTTAGAAGCTTTCATAAATACTTGGAAGATTTGGGGTTTGAATTTTGCCCTTCAATTAGGTATCGCTTTACTGTTAGCAGCATTATTCTCAGACCTTCGCTTTAAAATCAAAGGACTTGGATTTTTCCGAGCAATCTTTTATTTACCCAACTTAATTACTATCAGCTCTGTTGCGATTCTATTTAATATCATGCTTGACTGGCACTATGGATCTATCAATCAATTTTTGTTGAAACTGGGATTGATTTCAGAGCCGATTAACTGGTTAAACCAACCATTTACCGCACAAGTATCCGTGGCTTTAATTTTAACTTGGATGTGGTTTGGATATACCTTTATCGTGTTAATGGCTGGGGTTTCAGGTATATCGACAGAGTATTATGAGGCTGCACTCATTGATGGTGCGAGTCGCTGGCAAACATTTATTTATATTACCTTACCGTTGCTGAAGCCAATTATGCTTTATGTTATGATCACATCTCTAATTGGTGGTTTGCAGTTGTTCGACTTGCCGATGCTATTGACAGACGGACTAGGAAAGCCAGATGGTTCCTTAAATACAATGGTTCTATATTTATACAACCAGGCATTTAGGTACAACAACTATGGCTATGCAGCGACAATTGCTTATATGTTGTTCTTGATTACAGTAATTTTCTCAGGAATCACCTTTAAATCGATGTATCGTGATGTAAAAGTGACTAAGAAGAGAGGGAACGCATAA
- a CDS encoding carbohydrate ABC transporter permease: MEAKKRLTKIVIYSLLILLALISFIPFYMMIVNATRDTKDILMGFTFLPGSELIENYKTMLSYVNIWNGFKNSLIVAVSVTVLSGYFSALTAYGFAVYNFKGKNQMFIFMLLMMMVPGQLGLIGFYELNKTLGLLDTFIPLIVPTIASPFVVFFIRQYLASVLHPSLIEAARMDGAGELKIFHTIALPMMMPAVATMSIFTFIGSWNNYILPLVILFSPEKYTLPVLMGFLKGSQVAQNLGSMYLGIAISVVPIMVAFLFFSKYIISSISAGSVKG; the protein is encoded by the coding sequence ATGGAAGCAAAAAAACGTCTTACGAAAATAGTCATATACAGTCTCTTAATTCTATTAGCGCTTATTAGCTTTATTCCGTTTTACATGATGATTGTTAACGCCACTCGAGATACAAAAGATATCTTAATGGGTTTTACTTTCTTACCGGGAAGTGAATTAATAGAAAACTATAAGACAATGTTGAGTTACGTCAACATATGGAATGGTTTTAAAAACAGTTTAATTGTTGCCGTATCTGTCACCGTGTTAAGTGGATATTTTTCAGCGTTAACTGCGTATGGTTTTGCGGTTTATAATTTTAAAGGAAAAAATCAAATGTTTATCTTTATGCTCTTAATGATGATGGTTCCTGGTCAGTTGGGGTTAATCGGATTTTACGAGCTAAACAAAACATTAGGACTACTGGACACGTTTATTCCATTAATTGTTCCAACAATCGCTAGTCCGTTCGTAGTATTCTTCATAAGACAATATCTTGCTTCCGTGTTGCATCCATCCTTAATAGAAGCAGCCCGCATGGACGGAGCAGGAGAGTTGAAAATTTTTCATACAATAGCACTGCCTATGATGATGCCAGCAGTAGCAACAATGTCGATCTTTACGTTCATTGGATCATGGAATAACTATATCTTACCGTTAGTTATTTTATTCTCACCAGAGAAATACACATTGCCAGTATTGATGGGATTCTTAAAAGGCTCACAAGTTGCGCAAAATTTAGGATCGATGTATCTAGGTATTGCCATTTCTGTTGTACCAATTATGGTCGCGTTCCTATTCTTCTCAAAATATATTATTAGCAGTATTTCAGCAGGATCAGTTAAAGGATAA
- a CDS encoding aspartate ammonia-lyase, producing the protein MEYRIERDSLGEKEIPINAYYGIHSLRALENFPITGVPVHKELLDALAEVKKAAALANMDTKLLPKPIGHAIVKAAEEVIDGNFSDQFITDSIQGGAGTSINMNMNEVLANRALEIQGYEKGHYFHCSPTNHVNMSQSTNDTIPTSLRIAAYKLTRDLLDDLAVLKDGFQQKEQEFNDVIKMGRTHLQDAVPIRLGQEFGAYARVLERDIRRITQASQELLHVNMGATAVGTGLNALPLYIEKVAEYLSKQVGIPLQVADDLVDATQNTDAYTHLSGSIKVLATNLSKIANDLRLMASGPFTGLNEINLPPRQAGSSIMPGKVNPVMVEVMNQTCFQVHGNDHTIHLACEAGQFELNVMGPTIIFNLLQSLKIMRNSIDVFYKYAIKGITVNRKICKEYVEKSFGIITALNPHIGYNMAASLVKDSMTSGLTIKEVILERQLLTEEQLDAILDPNEMTSPGIAGERYMNTD; encoded by the coding sequence ATGGAATACAGAATCGAAAGAGATAGTCTTGGAGAAAAAGAAATACCGATAAACGCTTATTATGGGATTCATTCGTTACGTGCATTAGAAAACTTTCCTATCACCGGAGTGCCTGTTCATAAAGAATTACTTGATGCACTTGCAGAAGTGAAGAAAGCCGCAGCATTAGCTAATATGGACACAAAACTTCTTCCGAAGCCAATTGGACACGCTATTGTAAAAGCAGCTGAAGAAGTGATTGATGGAAACTTTTCTGATCAATTTATCACTGATTCCATTCAGGGTGGTGCAGGTACGTCTATTAACATGAATATGAATGAAGTGTTAGCCAATAGAGCTTTAGAAATACAAGGATATGAAAAAGGACACTACTTTCATTGCAGCCCTACTAATCATGTGAATATGTCACAATCAACAAATGATACAATTCCAACTTCATTAAGAATCGCAGCATATAAATTAACGAGAGACCTCCTTGATGACTTAGCTGTATTAAAAGATGGTTTTCAACAAAAAGAACAAGAATTTAATGACGTTATAAAAATGGGAAGAACGCACTTGCAAGACGCCGTTCCTATAAGGCTCGGGCAAGAATTCGGGGCTTATGCACGTGTATTAGAAAGAGATATACGAAGAATTACTCAAGCATCTCAGGAGTTGTTACATGTTAATATGGGCGCGACCGCTGTTGGAACTGGATTAAATGCACTGCCACTGTACATTGAAAAAGTAGCAGAATACCTATCCAAGCAAGTTGGAATACCATTACAAGTCGCCGACGATTTAGTTGACGCAACACAAAACACAGATGCTTACACACACTTATCCGGTTCAATTAAAGTGTTAGCTACGAATTTATCTAAAATAGCTAACGATCTCCGTTTGATGGCATCTGGACCTTTTACGGGATTAAATGAAATTAACCTGCCACCGAGACAAGCAGGCTCATCAATTATGCCTGGAAAAGTAAATCCTGTGATGGTAGAGGTTATGAATCAAACGTGTTTCCAGGTACATGGAAATGATCACACCATTCATTTAGCGTGCGAAGCCGGACAATTTGAGTTAAATGTAATGGGGCCCACGATTATATTCAATTTACTTCAATCTTTAAAAATCATGAGAAATAGTATAGATGTGTTTTATAAATATGCTATAAAAGGAATCACTGTGAATCGGAAAATATGTAAAGAGTATGTAGAAAAAAGTTTTGGCATTATTACGGCTCTGAATCCTCATATAGGCTACAATATGGCAGCTAGTTTAGTCAAAGATTCTATGACTTCAGGTCTAACTATTAAAGAAGTGATTTTAGAACGACAATTATTAACAGAAGAACAACTTGATGCTATTCTAGACCCAAATGAAATGACTTCACCAGGAATTGCTGGAGAGAGGTATATGAATACTGACTAA
- a CDS encoding family 1 glycosylhydrolase, whose translation MNFSKEFIFGTATSAFQIEGAINENGRPPSIWVTFSLTPGKILMGIRESMYTITSIT comes from the coding sequence ATGAATTTTTCAAAGGAGTTTATATTTGGTACGGCAACATCCGCCTTCCAAATTGAAGGTGCGATTAACGAAAATGGAAGACCCCCTTCCATATGGGTTACGTTCTCTTTAACTCCTGGCAAAATTCTAATGGGAATACGGGAGAGTATGTATACGATCACTTCCATCACCTGA
- a CDS encoding LacI family DNA-binding transcriptional regulator → MLTIYDIAKQTGFSPTTVSKALNDYHDVSQKTKKKILEAAEELGYLPNSHARSLTTKKSWTIGVVFVESLGIGVKHPFFNAVIESFRQHVETEGYDLLFASRNIGNKQKSYLEHFKYRGVDGIVIVSTSNNDEQVQEVLNSSIPTVVIDINSEETSVVYSDNISGSKQAVEYLHSLGHRRIAHIAGHHSTFAGEQRLLGYEKAMNDLNLPLREDYVVDGRFFSRESGYEAMKKLLKLSTPPTAVFVAGDNMAIGAIEAIRDSGFDVPKDFSVMGFDDIELSQFITPSLTTIRQRTYVIGKESAKLLVHQMKSREKMIACAVVPTDLVVRKSCRAI, encoded by the coding sequence ATGTTAACAATTTACGACATTGCCAAACAAACAGGGTTTTCCCCAACGACTGTGTCTAAAGCGCTAAATGATTACCACGATGTCAGTCAGAAAACGAAAAAGAAGATTCTAGAGGCGGCAGAGGAGTTGGGATACCTTCCGAATTCACATGCTCGGTCTTTAACAACAAAAAAATCATGGACCATTGGTGTTGTCTTTGTGGAATCGCTAGGAATTGGGGTGAAACACCCATTCTTTAATGCAGTGATTGAAAGCTTCAGACAGCATGTTGAAACTGAAGGATATGATTTACTATTTGCTTCTCGAAATATTGGAAACAAACAAAAAAGTTATTTGGAGCATTTCAAGTACAGAGGTGTAGATGGTATTGTCATTGTTTCTACCTCTAATAATGATGAGCAGGTTCAGGAGGTATTAAATAGTTCCATTCCAACTGTCGTCATTGACATTAATAGTGAGGAAACCAGTGTTGTCTACTCCGACAATATTAGTGGTAGCAAACAAGCAGTCGAATATCTACATTCTTTAGGGCATCGTCGAATTGCTCATATTGCAGGACATCATTCAACTTTTGCTGGTGAGCAAAGACTACTAGGATATGAAAAGGCGATGAACGACCTCAACTTGCCTTTACGAGAAGATTATGTTGTTGATGGTAGGTTCTTTTCAAGAGAAAGTGGCTATGAAGCTATGAAAAAACTGTTGAAACTAAGTACCCCACCTACAGCTGTTTTTGTAGCAGGAGATAACATGGCTATAGGAGCCATAGAGGCAATAAGAGATTCTGGATTTGATGTACCAAAGGACTTTTCAGTTATGGGATTTGATGACATTGAACTGTCTCAATTTATTACTCCTTCATTAACTACGATTCGACAAAGAACGTATGTGATTGGGAAAGAATCAGCCAAGCTTTTAGTTCATCAAATGAAAAGTCGAGAAAAGATGATTGCATGTGCAGTTGTTCCTACTGATCTTGTTGTTAGAAAATCATGTAGAGCCATATAA
- a CDS encoding FAD-dependent oxidoreductase, whose protein sequence is MKIIVIGCTHAGTAAVKNIATLYPDASITVYEKNDNVSFLSCGIALYVGGVAKDPTQLFYSSPEELRGLGVTMNMKHEVLFVDVESKNVTVKNLETGKITNDTFDKLVMSTGSWPIIPPIDGIKLDNILLAKNYHQANTIIEKAKEAENITVIGAGYIGVELVEAFEQYGKNVTLIDGEDRILNKYLDKEFTDIVEDEFVTRGITLAMKQTVTQFKGENGKVSKVVTTKGEYDTDLVILCVGFKPNTDLLKGQIDMLANGAIITNEYMQTSHPDIFAAGDSCAVWYNPTMEYRYIPLATNAVRMGTIAAHNIVEPRVKYVGTQGTSGLHIYGLNMASTGLTETSAQHAGVPYKVVDVIENNRPEFMPSFDSVKLKVLYAPDTKRVLGAQLISKADMTQMVNTLSVCIQNHMTMDELSFVDFFFQPHFNKPWNLLNQAGLAALESKKTLQLV, encoded by the coding sequence GTGAAAATAATAGTTATTGGTTGTACGCACGCAGGAACAGCGGCAGTTAAAAATATCGCAACATTATATCCAGACGCTTCCATTACCGTTTATGAAAAAAATGATAATGTGTCATTTTTATCTTGTGGTATCGCTTTGTATGTAGGTGGTGTTGCAAAAGACCCAACACAGTTGTTCTACTCGTCACCAGAAGAGCTTCGTGGACTAGGCGTAACGATGAATATGAAGCATGAAGTGTTATTTGTAGATGTTGAGAGCAAGAACGTTACGGTGAAAAATCTTGAAACAGGTAAAATAACAAATGACACTTTTGATAAATTAGTGATGTCAACAGGTTCATGGCCGATTATACCGCCTATTGATGGCATTAAGTTAGACAACATTCTTTTGGCGAAAAATTACCATCAAGCAAATACAATTATCGAAAAAGCAAAAGAGGCAGAAAATATCACAGTCATAGGTGCAGGGTATATCGGTGTTGAATTAGTAGAAGCATTTGAACAATATGGCAAAAACGTAACTTTAATTGATGGAGAAGACCGCATATTAAATAAATATTTAGACAAAGAATTCACAGATATTGTGGAGGATGAGTTTGTTACTCGTGGTATAACATTAGCGATGAAGCAAACTGTTACACAATTTAAAGGTGAAAATGGAAAGGTATCAAAGGTTGTGACAACAAAAGGTGAGTACGATACAGACCTTGTCATTTTATGCGTTGGTTTTAAACCAAATACAGATTTGTTAAAAGGGCAAATTGATATGCTAGCAAATGGTGCTATTATAACAAACGAATATATGCAAACAAGTCATCCAGATATTTTTGCTGCTGGAGATAGCTGTGCAGTTTGGTACAATCCGACTATGGAGTATCGTTATATTCCGCTAGCAACAAATGCTGTTCGTATGGGCACAATTGCTGCACACAATATAGTGGAGCCAAGAGTAAAATATGTTGGCACGCAAGGAACATCAGGCTTACACATATACGGGCTAAATATGGCAAGCACTGGGTTAACAGAAACATCAGCGCAACATGCAGGCGTACCATATAAAGTAGTAGATGTTATTGAGAATAACCGTCCGGAGTTTATGCCGAGCTTTGATTCGGTAAAGTTAAAAGTACTATATGCACCCGACACAAAGCGCGTTTTAGGCGCGCAACTGATTTCGAAGGCTGACATGACACAAATGGTGAATACATTGTCTGTTTGCATTCAAAATCATATGACAATGGATGAATTAAGCTTTGTCGATTTCTTCTTCCAACCACATTTTAATAAGCCGTGGAACTTACTAAACCAAGCAGGTCTCGCTGCCTTAGAAAGTAAGAAAACACTACAGTTAGTTTAA